Proteins found in one Candidatus Cloacimonadota bacterium genomic segment:
- a CDS encoding phosphate/phosphite/phosphonate ABC transporter substrate-binding protein — protein sequence MKLKSFHLSILFTLLLFFTSCQNQAPLGSKRNPIKMYFVPSVEAGKILSDGEKITEMLQQETGYYFHVAVPISYAAVIEALGTNEADIVWLPPFAYILANKLYDAQVGLTTIRNGLEKYRGQFLARADSGIDSLKDVEGKTVAYTDAASTSGYIYPSAILKEKGISPAKTFFAGGHPQAIISVYQGTADVACTFWSPKRGNEIHDARMHVLNTYPDVTEKIKIFAFSDWIPNDTVTFSKNLAPEIKQNIISALIKIVRTEKGKKIFKDTYDIDGFVTSEDSDYDIVRNALESLNLNAKKFIK from the coding sequence ATGAAATTAAAATCTTTCCACCTATCCATTTTATTCACTCTTCTTTTGTTTTTTACGAGTTGTCAAAATCAAGCACCGCTCGGTTCAAAAAGAAATCCGATCAAAATGTATTTTGTTCCTTCAGTAGAAGCCGGTAAAATATTATCTGACGGAGAAAAAATTACTGAAATGCTTCAGCAAGAAACCGGATATTATTTTCATGTTGCTGTTCCGATCAGTTACGCAGCTGTTATCGAAGCTTTGGGAACCAATGAAGCCGATATCGTTTGGTTGCCACCCTTTGCATATATTTTGGCAAATAAATTATATGATGCACAAGTTGGGCTAACCACGATTAGAAATGGATTGGAAAAATATCGAGGGCAATTTCTGGCAAGAGCGGATAGCGGAATTGATTCGCTAAAAGATGTAGAAGGTAAAACGGTTGCATATACGGATGCTGCCTCCACTTCCGGCTATATATATCCATCTGCAATTTTAAAAGAAAAAGGTATTTCTCCCGCAAAAACATTTTTCGCAGGTGGTCATCCTCAGGCAATTATTTCTGTTTATCAAGGCACTGCTGATGTTGCCTGCACTTTTTGGTCTCCCAAAAGAGGAAATGAAATCCACGATGCCAGAATGCATGTTTTAAACACTTATCCGGATGTTACGGAAAAAATTAAAATATTTGCTTTCTCGGATTGGATTCCCAATGATACTGTAACCTTCAGCAAAAACTTGGCACCCGAGATCAAGCAGAACATAATTTCGGCTTTGATAAAGATCGTCCGGACAGAAAAGGGCAAAAAAATATTTAAAGACACGTATGATATTGATGGCTTCGTTACTTCTGAAGATTCCGATTATGATATAGTTCGGAATGCGTTGGAATCATTAAATTTAAATGCAAAAAAATTTATTAAATAA
- a CDS encoding phosphate/phosphite/phosphonate ABC transporter substrate-binding protein, which produces MIFRKYFTVFFILLFFFSGCAKKGSLGSESNPIKMYFVPSMEAGKVLSDGQKIAELLFEETGYYFDVAVPTSYAAVIEAMGTEEADIAWFATFAYILANEKYGAQVGLTTIRGSESRYRGQFVARDNSEIQTLQDIDGKIIAYTDAASTSGYIYPSATLKKNGIEPGRTFFSGGHPQSIIAVYKGTADVGCTFWSPSDDEESNDARISVLETYPDVLNKVKIIGFTDWIPNDTVTFRRNFPPEMKNKIISSLMEMSKQGKGQRILKDLYDIDGFVKSSNSDYDIVRETLESLNVNAQQFVK; this is translated from the coding sequence ATGATTTTCAGAAAATATTTTACAGTATTTTTTATTTTGTTATTTTTCTTTTCCGGATGTGCAAAAAAAGGTTCGTTGGGTTCGGAATCTAATCCGATAAAAATGTATTTTGTTCCCTCAATGGAAGCCGGTAAAGTCTTATCCGATGGGCAAAAGATCGCTGAATTGCTCTTTGAAGAAACCGGCTATTATTTTGATGTTGCAGTACCCACAAGCTACGCAGCTGTTATTGAAGCAATGGGGACCGAGGAAGCAGACATCGCCTGGTTCGCTACATTTGCCTACATTCTTGCAAATGAAAAATACGGAGCACAAGTCGGTCTCACAACTATTCGCGGGAGTGAGTCACGCTATCGAGGACAATTTGTGGCTCGTGATAATAGCGAGATTCAAACTCTGCAAGACATTGATGGTAAGATAATCGCATATACGGATGCGGCTTCAACTTCCGGTTATATCTATCCCTCTGCCACTCTCAAAAAAAATGGAATTGAACCGGGAAGAACTTTTTTCTCGGGTGGGCATCCCCAATCTATCATCGCAGTTTATAAAGGAACAGCGGATGTTGGCTGTACTTTCTGGTCACCTTCTGATGATGAAGAATCTAACGATGCTCGCATCAGTGTGTTAGAAACATATCCCGATGTCCTGAATAAAGTAAAAATAATTGGCTTTACCGATTGGATTCCGAATGATACGGTTACATTCCGTAGAAATTTTCCTCCTGAAATGAAAAATAAAATCATCTCATCTCTGATGGAAATGTCAAAACAGGGAAAAGGTCAGCGCATTTTGAAAGACCTTTATGACATAGACGGATTCGTAAAATCTTCCAATAGTGATTACGATATTGTGCGAGAGACTTTGGAAAGTTTGAATGTAAATGCCCAACAATTTGTCAAATAG
- the phnC gene encoding phosphonate ABC transporter ATP-binding protein encodes MDYLLETKGLHKKYESGTHALKGIDLKIKSGEFLVLLGLSGSGKSTFLRCINRLIEPTDGQIFFNDEEIRSLKGEKLRHARREIGMIFQQFNLIKNLSVLTNVIAGRLGYLSNLKSIFPKFDSKIVGEARADIKRVGLAGFENQTVRNLSGGQQQRVAIARALMQHPKLILADEPVASLDPATADSVMKYLGILNKNDKITVICSLHFLSLARKYGSRVVALKDGKLVFDGSPAEIDNKRFKQIYGEDAEEVEIR; translated from the coding sequence ATGGACTATTTACTTGAAACAAAAGGATTGCACAAAAAATATGAAAGTGGAACACACGCATTGAAAGGGATTGATCTGAAAATAAAATCGGGAGAATTCCTCGTTCTTCTTGGTTTGTCCGGCTCTGGAAAATCTACATTTCTGCGTTGTATTAACCGTTTAATAGAGCCAACTGATGGTCAAATATTCTTCAATGATGAAGAAATTCGCTCATTGAAGGGTGAAAAACTTCGCCATGCACGCCGAGAGATCGGGATGATATTTCAACAATTCAACTTGATTAAAAATCTTTCAGTGCTCACAAATGTAATTGCCGGCAGATTGGGATATTTGTCCAATCTGAAATCCATATTTCCAAAATTCGATTCAAAAATCGTGGGAGAAGCTAGAGCAGACATAAAAAGAGTTGGATTAGCTGGTTTTGAAAACCAAACTGTTCGGAATTTGAGCGGGGGGCAACAGCAACGGGTGGCAATTGCGCGTGCTTTGATGCAGCATCCCAAACTGATTTTGGCAGACGAACCTGTGGCAAGTTTGGACCCAGCCACTGCGGATTCGGTAATGAAATATCTCGGAATTCTGAATAAAAATGACAAAATTACCGTCATTTGTTCGCTTCACTTTTTGAGTCTCGCCAGAAAATACGGCTCCAGAGTTGTGGCATTGAAAGATGGTAAACTTGTCTTTGACGGTTCTCCCGCAGAGATAGATAACAAAAGATTTAAACAAATCTATGGCGAAGACGCAGAAGAGGTGGAAATCAGATGA